In the genome of Leeuwenhoekiella sp. MAR_2009_132, one region contains:
- a CDS encoding ATP-binding protein: MKNTKRSITLKVLAGYFLIALLIIVGVWFIYPQIKTFIYPEKESATTNKKLTYTSNALSYLYEAETIGRTAMATGSQDQFKQYRVIVDSISPQLDSLRALTTTRMLTQQLDSIKILLNTKTTNISAMVQLRREQYSRNYYDEALAELTKEDIYFEDYSNDPRLDSVDAYTKKVIVDYLEYLRKDNADPDQNLTSMAKTVRETLAKIEDRKKQLEIDIISKENNLLKNDREINLKIRTLLSSFEQEGLLSAKQREELLNSRIDEISKTLKIIGLISIVLALGFVIMIFKDASRSQQYNTELQKSNKVAKSLLKSREQLMATITHDMRSPLNTVIGFTDLLQKTSVDATQNRYLHTIEKSGEYMLQLVNDLLDFSKLEAGKIKIEKIPFNPKNLIEDIIAVAIPAVGKPDVNLKVDVPQELDRLFLSDPFRIKQIVSNLITNAYKFTDSGSITISLVLEKANLIIAVADTGIGIAKHKQKIIFKEFSQAEDHIAQRYGGFGLGLSISQKLADLLNGKLKLESELGKGSTFTLSIPVEETGQKMETSPTITEEFDTNTPKNILLVDDEPMQIKLAQETLKSHPYTITVATNGKEALDQLEHNTFDLILTDIQMPILDGIELIKKIRQDIRLKETPVIALSGNGKLEDDDYKKLGFTSNLKKPYKPDHLIAIIKNLNFTVKPLQENNQHADQAYNLDALNAFADDDPESLKSIIVVFIETAEENLILLNTHAESPEQLKEIAHKMLPMMRQLEATSIVKILEKLENPDGKTISKKVLKSLIHIVEKDTNELLKDLRFHFKV; the protein is encoded by the coding sequence ATGAAAAACACAAAGCGATCTATTACCCTTAAAGTACTTGCAGGCTACTTTTTAATCGCCCTTTTAATTATTGTAGGTGTCTGGTTTATTTACCCGCAAATCAAAACATTTATTTATCCTGAGAAAGAGTCTGCCACTACAAACAAGAAGCTTACCTACACCAGTAACGCTCTAAGTTATTTATATGAGGCAGAGACCATAGGTCGTACAGCGATGGCCACAGGCTCTCAGGATCAATTTAAACAATACCGGGTGATAGTAGATAGCATCTCACCTCAACTCGACTCCTTACGCGCATTAACCACAACCAGAATGCTCACCCAACAACTGGACAGCATTAAAATACTTCTAAATACAAAAACTACAAACATAAGCGCAATGGTACAGTTGCGCAGGGAGCAATACTCCCGTAATTATTATGACGAGGCTCTTGCCGAATTAACAAAGGAAGACATCTATTTTGAAGATTATTCTAACGATCCCAGACTTGATTCTGTAGATGCATATACTAAAAAAGTGATTGTAGATTATCTCGAATATCTGCGAAAAGACAATGCAGACCCCGATCAAAATCTAACCTCAATGGCTAAGACCGTGCGGGAAACACTGGCAAAAATTGAAGACCGAAAAAAACAGCTGGAGATTGATATTATTAGTAAAGAGAATAATCTGCTTAAAAACGACCGCGAAATTAACCTGAAGATTAGAACGCTTTTAAGTTCGTTTGAACAGGAAGGTCTGTTATCTGCAAAACAACGTGAAGAACTCCTTAACTCACGAATAGATGAGATCTCAAAAACCTTAAAGATTATAGGTTTAATAAGCATCGTTCTAGCTCTGGGTTTTGTAATAATGATATTTAAAGACGCATCACGAAGCCAACAATACAACACCGAATTACAAAAAAGCAATAAAGTGGCTAAATCGCTTTTAAAAAGTAGAGAGCAGCTAATGGCGACCATCACACACGATATGCGCTCCCCCTTAAATACGGTTATAGGGTTTACAGATTTGCTGCAAAAAACCAGCGTAGATGCCACGCAAAATCGCTATTTACACACCATAGAAAAATCTGGCGAGTATATGCTTCAGCTGGTAAATGATCTTCTTGATTTCTCAAAATTAGAAGCCGGCAAAATTAAGATAGAAAAAATACCATTTAATCCTAAAAATCTTATTGAAGACATTATAGCTGTGGCAATCCCGGCTGTTGGGAAACCAGATGTAAATCTCAAAGTTGACGTACCTCAAGAATTAGATCGTCTGTTTTTAAGTGATCCTTTCCGTATAAAACAAATTGTCTCAAACCTAATTACTAATGCCTATAAGTTTACAGACTCGGGCAGCATTACTATTTCATTAGTTTTAGAAAAGGCAAATTTGATCATTGCTGTTGCAGATACAGGAATAGGTATCGCAAAACACAAACAGAAAATTATATTTAAAGAGTTTTCTCAAGCGGAAGATCATATTGCGCAGAGGTATGGCGGCTTTGGCCTGGGACTTTCCATCTCTCAAAAACTTGCAGATTTATTAAATGGTAAGCTGAAACTTGAAAGCGAACTCGGAAAAGGAAGCACATTTACACTTAGTATTCCTGTAGAAGAAACGGGGCAAAAAATGGAAACCTCCCCGACCATTACTGAAGAGTTTGACACCAACACCCCTAAAAATATATTGCTGGTTGATGATGAACCCATGCAAATAAAGCTTGCTCAGGAAACGCTAAAAAGTCACCCCTATACCATTACTGTTGCAACAAACGGTAAAGAAGCGCTAGACCAATTAGAGCATAACACCTTTGACCTTATTCTAACCGATATACAAATGCCCATTCTAGATGGTATCGAACTTATCAAAAAAATTAGGCAGGATATACGTTTAAAAGAGACTCCCGTTATAGCACTTTCCGGGAATGGAAAATTAGAAGATGACGATTATAAAAAGTTAGGATTCACCAGTAATCTAAAAAAACCTTACAAACCAGATCACCTAATAGCCATTATTAAGAATCTGAATTTTACGGTTAAACCACTTCAAGAAAACAATCAACACGCAGACCAGGCTTACAATTTAGATGCGCTTAACGCTTTTGCTGATGATGATCCTGAGTCGTTAAAATCTATTATCGTAGTATTTATAGAAACTGCCGAAGAAAATCTTATTTTACTCAATACACACGCAGAAAGCCCGGAGCAACTCAAAGAAATCGCTCATAAAATGCTACCTATGATGCGCCAGTTAGAAGCAACATCTATAGTTAAAATATTAGAAAAGCTAGAGAATCCTGACGGAAAAACAATTTCTAAAAAAGTATTGAAATCCCTTATTCATATTGTGGAGAAAGACACCAATGAATTACTTAAAGATTTACGATTTCACTTTAAAGTTTAA
- a CDS encoding sigma-54-dependent transcriptional regulator, giving the protein MTSILIIEDDVAFCKMLETFLSRRDFKVTSAFTAEEARKILDTTTINLVLTDVRLPDDDGLSVLKHVIQINQNIPVILMTGYAEVNKAVQAMKEGAFDYISKPVRPDELLQIIEKALQKNNSTKATQNVAEVKQEAVVEPKTKSAAKSQFIKGISDASAKLNQYVDLVAPTTMSVLVIGDSGTGKEYVAKNIHDRSKRKENPFIAVDCGAIPKELASSEFFGHKKGSFTGALTDKIGHFEAANGGTLFLDEIGNLSYELQVQLLRALQERKVKPVGANTEIPVDIRVVAATNEDLAEAVKKGEFREDLYHRLNEFSIKVPRLSKRKEDLRLFVSAFLQRANNELEKDVEGFSEQAMQALERYDWPGNLRELQNIVKRSVLLTQHTTIPLELLPQEITSFKEDASKQDFSLFKNANEQELILDALEEANGNKSKAARILNVDRKTLYNKLKQYDIKL; this is encoded by the coding sequence TTGACTAGTATTCTAATTATTGAAGATGATGTAGCATTTTGTAAAATGCTGGAGACCTTTTTGAGCAGGCGCGATTTTAAAGTAACAAGCGCTTTTACTGCCGAAGAAGCCCGAAAGATTTTAGATACAACCACCATAAATCTTGTATTAACAGATGTACGTTTGCCAGATGATGATGGTCTTAGTGTTTTAAAACACGTTATACAAATAAATCAGAATATACCCGTAATTCTTATGACGGGCTATGCAGAAGTGAATAAGGCAGTGCAGGCAATGAAGGAAGGTGCTTTTGACTACATTTCTAAACCGGTACGACCCGATGAATTGCTGCAAATAATAGAAAAAGCACTTCAGAAAAATAACAGTACAAAAGCAACTCAGAACGTAGCAGAAGTAAAGCAAGAAGCTGTTGTTGAACCTAAGACTAAGAGTGCGGCAAAATCCCAGTTTATAAAAGGTATAAGTGATGCTTCGGCAAAACTCAATCAATATGTAGATTTAGTAGCGCCCACAACAATGTCTGTTTTAGTAATAGGTGATAGTGGTACGGGTAAAGAATACGTTGCAAAAAATATTCACGATAGAAGCAAACGAAAGGAGAATCCGTTTATCGCAGTAGATTGTGGTGCTATTCCAAAAGAATTAGCGAGCAGTGAGTTTTTTGGTCATAAAAAAGGATCATTTACAGGAGCCTTAACAGATAAAATAGGTCACTTTGAAGCGGCAAATGGGGGTACACTTTTTTTAGATGAAATAGGAAACCTCTCTTACGAGCTGCAAGTTCAATTGTTAAGAGCTTTGCAAGAGCGCAAGGTAAAACCGGTAGGCGCAAATACTGAAATTCCGGTAGATATACGTGTTGTAGCAGCAACAAATGAGGATCTTGCTGAAGCTGTTAAAAAAGGTGAGTTTAGAGAAGATTTATACCACAGACTTAATGAATTTTCAATTAAAGTACCGAGGTTAAGTAAACGTAAAGAAGATTTACGATTGTTTGTAAGTGCATTTTTGCAACGTGCAAATAACGAACTAGAAAAAGATGTTGAGGGCTTTAGCGAGCAGGCGATGCAGGCTTTAGAGCGTTACGACTGGCCGGGAAACTTACGAGAACTTCAAAATATTGTAAAACGATCTGTTTTACTAACACAGCACACCACTATACCTTTAGAATTATTGCCTCAGGAAATTACAAGCTTTAAAGAAGATGCGTCAAAACAAGACTTTAGTTTATTTAAAAATGCAAATGAGCAGGAACTTATATTAGATGCTCTTGAGGAAGCAAACGGTAATAAAAGTAAAGCCGCACGTATTCTTAATGTAGATCGTAAAACACTTTACAATAAGTTAAAACAGTACGATATTAAACTTTAA